Genomic segment of Pochonia chlamydosporia 170 chromosome 1, whole genome shotgun sequence:
caaatggaTTGACGATTGAGCCGCGTCAAGTTTCCAAAGTCCCAGAGTGTCTCGCTGTGAGTCGGCGGCTTTTGAGTACAACACGAAGACAGCCGCCGTCGTACCATGCACCGAGAGGGACAAACAAGGAGACAGATCCAGGCGTTGACTGGTGTTTGGTGACACAACGTCGAGGCCGAGGGGTGTCGCATGCAAGTGCAAAAGGTCTGTGCCTGGTAGCCGTCGTGATGCAACTGTTACAGTGCTGGGAATAGTGACAGTCACAAACTCCCagttgtcaagtctggtctggtctgtccgAGTCAATCTGACCAGACGCGATTTGAGCAAATGGCAGTGGCGATGGTGTCAGGCAGGGCGAAAAGGTTGTTCTCCTTCCTCTGTGGCATCGTTGACAGCTGTCGCTTCTTAGGGGGCAGTTGCCGGCACAGGAGCTATCACAAGCCTCGGCTGGCATGTACATGGAGACAACAGAgcaatctggtctggctgcTCCTTCCCTAACATTGGGGCCATTGGGAGAAGTGGGCATCTGGAcaagtctggcctggtggGGTCTGGTCGATGTCTACTGTACTGGTGAGAAGcagacattgaagcagaTTGGCATGGACGTCTGCGTGTGTGCATTGCGCAGACGGGAAAGATGGAGgggcaacatttgaacattgaacgtgACAATTTCACACCCTTTTGCACATCTCCATACAGAGCACTCTTTGCAATACAACAGGCTCATGCATCTCCGGCTGGCATTgggcaccagactcgacctGACCACGCATCCTTTACTCCGTCTACTCTGTAGTACACCGTGGAACAGTGCAGCACACCCTCAATTACAAGGGCCGCCGGACAATTTACCCAGCAAGGCTCCCTCTTCCAGCGTTGTGGGCTGCTGTGGACTGCGGTGGGTGTCCTGGAACGCGGCTCAACCGGCTTGACGGTTCCAGCTTCTGCTTTTGGTGCACCGTCTCCATGCAAATCCATGCAATATCTTGAATGTCTTGCTGGACTTGTCGTTCCTTGCTTTGAAAGCTTATTGACCTGCTCGTGCACCGCATTTGGTGGAACCTCTGTGGACCGGttgcctccatgtcgagTCCGCTCCACTCCGCTCCTCTGTCGCTCTGGGCCAGGGAACACTTGAAAGGCAATCTGGGATGCAGTCAATAGTTGGTGTTGCAAGTGCATAACGTCCAACGCTCGACTGTCTCACCGGAGATTTCCGTATGCGAGTTGTAAATCGACAAGGGACATCAATTCTTTTCAGGCACACATTGACGCCTGCAATGTCGGCCATGGATGTGGTCAAGAGACTCAAGACACTCTAACTAAGCCGCCTCGACGCCATGTGTCTCAGTGCCCCAAGAACGACGAAGCGTCCGGCGAGATAGTTTGTTGAGCAACACGCACAACGATGCATCTTGAATAACGTATTTTACAACCCAGGCAACATCCCCGAAACCACCACCGTCATCAGTCGAAATACGGAAGCGCCCCCgaaccaccaccagcaactGTCATCAAGGGGCGTGGAACTGCAAATGCAGCCGCACCTAAGTAACCCCGGCGCAGAACTACTTGACAGCGCAAAGATCTACAAGGGACGCTCTTGACTCCGTACCCAACGGGTGGGTTTCAACAAACGTGTAACGAGCATCAATCTCGCTAGGGGACGAAGACTTGCCGAACTTCCAAAGGAAAATGTCCGGTAGCTTGTCTATGATTCCTTCGAGCAGTAATAGTAGCAGTTCGATGAATCCGGAAAGGGGCTCAGCCACCATGTTGCAAGCCACTGAGATGGAAAGTGCATCGAATGTTCTTCGGTGTCTCTCAAAGACAGATAGGGAGCCCCATACATGCACATCTGGACCTGTCTGTCGATTAGGTAAGGGTTGTGCCTGCCCTAGATCCTTTGTAAGATTAAACCCAGGAATTCAGATCATGTGTACACTGTCCCATGTTGTCTCAACTGGGTCTTCGCCAAGAACATGTCTTCGAACGGGACTTGTCCGAAAATAACATAAAACACTAGCAGATGATGTGTATGTGCAGTGCGGTCGAAAGCAAACGGATGTgctgcatcaccacccagGCACGAGACCTGAGGTACAATCAATGACGTTGTCAtgcaaaccaacaacaacacacATAGCTGCCTCCGGTTCCCCGGCATTCACGAATGGGAGGATCGAGATCAAAAGCCACGCCAAAGACGAAATGCAAAAGGTTTCTGGGCGGAAGGAAAGGTGTGGACCGGCTTAGTCTATCCCGGTGTCCGCCGTTATCCCGAACAAGCTGGGTTATTGAGCAAGGCTGATAGTGCCGAATGGTCCCGTTGGTGGCCAGACAGCAAGAATATCGGTGAAACAAGATCACCACTGCAGATTCTTCGCCAATCCCCATGTTTTTAAATTCAACTAACCTTGCCTCGAGGCGCAACAAGCCCGGAAGTGATCGGAACCATCGCTAATGCCATGGTTTGGCGGAACCGACGTATTGCCAGACAGGCTGTCGTTGGACCCCAGAACAGGACGAGAGCCGAATGACATGTGATTCTAAGGATTCACTACTGCCACCCTTGTCCTCCTGTTAGGTTAGTTAGTTAGGTGCATCGGAAAGGTTGTCTCCATCGCACGTGGGGAGTAGTGGTGCTCTGTGGGCCTGATTTGCAGTCTGTCACGAATCATATATTCTCTGAAGCCGATGACTGTAGCGTCTTGTCAAGGCACAGGCGCCGACTTGGCGAAACTTACTCCGCAAGACATAAGACGTTGCTGGATATTACCAGGAGGCCTGCAATTGAACTCGGCGCTCGTTTGGAGACGAGTGGCGTGTGTGGCAAGCGGGATGGACAGCAAATGCCAGGCGAGCTGACTGAGTGCATCTGTTGGCTTTGCCAGCCCTTCAGCCTGGTCGACGTCGCACGCTACAAGGGTTGAAGTCAAAAATTGGCGAACGGATGATGGGACTGGCGGGTCAGTGCTACAGCATGGCGTTTGACGCTGACGTCCTGGTCGATGGTTGATAGACCATGAGCCAGCCATGAATTGTGGTAGCGTGAAGTTTGGGAAAGACGTTGGAGAAGCAAACAACAGAGGGCTGCAGGAGGAGTTGCAATGGCTTGCACGCCGTTGAAGGTGGGCGCATAGTTTGTTCCAAAGGGATGACATGTCGAGGGACTTCGGCACGTTCCCTGTCATCTCGGAGAATGCTGCAGATACAGGAGCTGCATGAATGATGAACATGCGTGTTACCCATGGTTGTACCCCGTATCATCTTGGAGGTATCACGAATGTATGACTGTTTACCAACAAAATCAGCCCACTGATGACAATTATAGGTAGATCCAACGACTGAGACAGACGGAAAGGGTGTTGGCTCAAACTGGAATTAAACGCTTTGGGAATATTGACCGCGTCCATCGTTTTGGGAGTTGCAGATTGTCAGATTGACTACGGGGAGGCTGAGTTTTGCAATGTTATGCGAAACTTTTCTACATCCAACCCCGGTGTTTGCCCGCAAGTTTGTGCCCTGCCTTACGAAGAACTGTCCTTTATTCCCAttgcttttttgtttccCGTTTTATTTTTGGCTGAACATCCGCAGGGGAGTGTCGAGACATGTCAATAAcgtatggagtacggagtacgccAGCATCGCCTTCACCACGCTGCCAGTGCTGGCCTCGCGCAAGCATATTGGAGtgagaagatgatgacttTCCGTCCGTCCGGCAAATGCACAATGCATTGTCGAGCCCAATGCTATACTACAATTGTCTGCTAATAATACCGTATGTAGGTGGACTCAGCAAATATGACAAGCAAAAAATTCATCAACCGCGACTGGACACACCCTAGCAAATGCCCCGCTCTCACCCAAGTTCCGAAGACATGGGAATGAAGGCCATCCGTAGATCATGGCTCGGGTGACTCCCTGGTTCCCCTCCGCCATTTCCCTGTGAGGGCTGGCCGATTATGTAGGACTGAGATGTGAGGACGAGGGTTGAGGGACGACGGGCAGCAGGACTTGAAATTGGACtagaggaggaggggatCCTGCCGGAGGAACCCCTGGTAGTCTCGACATTATTGCAAATGGACATGAGGGACCGCCTACATTGAGACTGCAGGAGCCCAAGTCTGCAGCAGTCGTCAAGGCGCGGCGTTGGCGGCTTGATGCGTGGAGCATGCTCCGTAGTCACAGTCGTAGTGCGTCgcgttggctttggctttggctttggctttggcgacTTTTCTCGAGCTTCTCTTTTGTGGAGGTTACGTCTGGGCGAAAGTTGGTGGCCACAACCGCACCACTCGACCACTCGCAAACCAGGGAATACAGGCACCACATTGTCGAAGGCATGGTTCGATGGATGGGGGGAGTGAAGAAAGAGGGCGGGCTTGGTCTGGAGCAAAAGGACTTGACTGGTGAGAGTCAGACACAGAAGAGGGCATTTTGGGCTAACGGGACTGGAGGCTCGGTCCCACTTCCGACAAAAAGTCTTGTCAACTATTTCGATGGAATAAGAGTTTACCTTTGAGGAACGGCCAGTAAAAAAGTAAATTAAATAAAATAATGAAGAAAATAACGTCGGAGAAACGGAGAATGTGCAACGGCCAACATGTCAGGTAGATGCCGCACTGATGCCTCTGATCTTTTCCTCTGGACTGGATTGATGCTGCggtgtctggtccagtctgtTCCAACCAGATCAGACTGGATGAGAGCCCACCAGGAttggtctggtttgctcACAcactcacaccagactcccGCCGTCTGCCTCcgtcatccccatcctcgtccaagtccaagtccaaagcCCACagacatccacatccacttCCACGTCCACGCCCTCACCCACGCTCCCTCTCACGCTCACGCCCACGCCCAtgcccacatccacatccacacccaccaccaccaccatctgcCATCCGCAGTCCGCCATCTGCCATCTCTTTAACTCCAATATCTATCCCATGGTTTCCCGTTTTCACCCTGCCCACTACCCCAGATTTCCCCGGCCACACATCATGTGCTAGGATTCAAAACTCCCGCCTTGCACATGAACTTTACCTactcttcttcctccgtcTTCTCTCTTTTAACCTCATCCCCCGATACAGCTTCAACTGCCTCAAACCTAGACCACTTCCACTCTCGGTGCTACGGCGCACGCCACCAGTTCTTCTCAAGCGCATCGGATCGCTTCGCTtcacgaccacgaccacgacgaCAAGACGCTCCTCATGCTCGCCGTGCAGCAAGCTCCCAGGATGGGTTCGACGCAGCCTGAGTCCGATCCCTTACTTATGTTTGGGTGTATGTAGAACCTCCCAAATTCCTCCTCTACGCTCTGTCGTGTCCCCGCCTCTCCcgcctcttctttttcgtcAACCGGACTGCTTGCGAGTGTTGAAAGGCTACAACATATGCTGACCTCTCCCGCGTGACGCAACAGATTCGGTAGACTCGACTCAACCAGATATTTTCGATGCCGCCCCCGATCCAGCACCGGGAGCACCGCTCTTGACGGAGACGGATAGCAAATTTCTCAGCTCCTTCTTTGAGGACATGACGTCAAATCAGTACAACATGCCATCCTTTGGCGAGGGCCTTAACTTTAGCGATGCCTGGTTGGATCTGCCTCCCCAGTTCATGGGTTCTTCCACTTCTCTCGGTCCCCAGGAGAACTCGGGCGACTTTAGCTTCCATAATGACCATCAAAACGACCTCTCACGAATGCTGTCGGCCGGGTCGAGCATGATGCCACCCCCGCCCCCTCCCTCACACCCACACACTCACTCACAGTCCTtctctcatcctcaccaacatTCCGACGACGTGTTGAACGCCGCCGCGACTCTTCTCCAGAATGGCAACCGTGCCACTCCTCCAAGGAGTAACAGCAGCCCTGGCAataacaataacaacaaccacaatgccaacgccgccaacaggCCCGTGGCATACCCGGTTGGCCACCTTAGGCACCAGCCGATGGAGGAGTTCAGGGAGGAGAACCGGAAGAGTAGCCAGGGAACCGAAGTAGACCACACATTCACACGGTGGATGTGGGGTTCCAAGGAAAAGACGCCCGTCTCAAAACCTGCCTTGGCCGATTTCCAATGGGGTTCAGACGCAAGCTTCTCCGATGTCCAGGGGTATGTACCAGAGCCAAGGAAGGAGTCCGTGGAGTCCATGCATCAAACCCAGATGAAATGCCTCGAGTGCTTGGAGGACAATCAGAGCGCGGCTAACACCCGCCCCGGCAGTCCTGCTAACGGAcaagccaccagcagcaacggTGACGGATCTGCCTACAtgaagagggaagaagaTCCCAATGCGCCCCCAAGGAAGAGGCGGAAGAGCAAGAACGTCCGcggcgccgccgccgatgaggacgacgaggacgacgatgatgccaCCTCATCCAAGTCCGGCCGAAAGCGAAAGACCAAGTCTGAGCGGTCAGCCAGCGGATCAGAGCCCCCCTCGGACACCACTGGCGGAAGCAGACGCCGCAAGTCTGGAGTAAATGGAGCCAAGCCCCCCCGTGAGAACCTCTCTGAGGAGCAGAAGCGCGAAAATCACATTCGCAGTGAACAAAAACGACGGACCCTGATCAAGGAAGGATTCGACGATCTCGGCGAGCTGGTGCCTGGACTGAAGGGCGGTGGCTTCAGCAAGAGTACCACGCTGACCATGGCTGCTGAATGGTTAGACGAGCTGCTTCGAGGGAACAAGGCACTGGCAATGCAAGTATCTGCGCTGGAACAGCGGTAATGCAAATCAGTCTGAGCTGGCCCTGTTGCTTTGTTTCGCACTTTTACCTCCCCCTCGGTGCAGTTGTATTTGCTACGGCCTATGGAAAGGATATTTTGGTTTTTCTAGTTTTGGTTAGGGATGCCAGGCAGAGCTCCCGGATTGATACCACGGCGTTTTGAATGATTTTACCTCGCCTGTAAAACTACGGGCCGGGCGGGAGCTGTACGACATTTGCTggcggagaaggaaaagaaacgaaCGTCCTTAATGTGTACCAAGCGATTCATGAAAAAGATGatctttttttccctttaTAATACTATGTAGTGGGCTCTTTGGGTTGGCAAGATTGTTGACTCGGGCGAGTAGGATAAGACTGTATGGACTGACTGAATATATACAAAGGTGGCACACTACTGCGCATGTGCATGCTGTGTGGGTGTGTGGTGAACGGCAAGGCGTGTTCCAAGTAATTTGACGGGTCCTCGTAAATTGGTAATTCAAGTATATTAACAACTGCAGTTTTAGTCGTTATCAGGTTCTTTGAATAGGGGGTTCATGCAGATATTCCGAACGGATTGTAGGTGGCATGGAGGACATGTAGGCACTACGTATTAAGGTGGGGGACAGGTATTGAGTATCCAGGTGCTAGCATGTGCATATTAAGACGAGTACAGGTGACATTCAGTTATCGGATCTATAAATAGCCGTGGCTGTCTTGACTCCTAGTCTTGTAGCTATGAGTGCATGGTCCTATGCTGCTTTCTTATAGTTGGGTTGCCACTGCTCTTTCATGATGAAGTGACCAGTTCTTGGAAATACAGGTAGTCTGCTTGCTTCACGGTTGAAATGCCACTGCTCAAGTGTGATGAGCTATTAGTTACTGTTGATCGCGATGATTCCCAACGTTTATAAGAATCACGCACCATCCATTTATGAGGTAGTCTGCAAAGTGGTAGAGTGTCAGGTGAGTGCAGCGAATTGAACATGTCGCCACCCTTTTCATTCTCAAGTTTCAGCACTCGTAGAAGAGTACAAGGTGATATCTACGGACTCTCATGGAAAGACGCTCATTCTGTAAATGGCCGGTAGTTCCCTACCGTCAAGCCACCCCTATCACGCCTCACAGGCCGCCAGTCTCGTAAATTTACAAAGTCCCAATCTCCCATGCCATATgcagcccagccagcaatCCCAACACACACATTCATAACCAACCCCGAATTCAAGTCCTCAGCCACGAACACACGCCCAAGACAAACATACACGTCAATATATCTGTCCTGACGGTGCTAAAAATCTGGCCATACTTCAACCCCACGCTCAAATAGCCCCGAATCGGCTCAGGCACATACCCCACAACAGTCCAGAGCATACCCGGCGGCGGCGCCCTCCCCCTGTCGAGGAAGACCCTCGTCGTCAGCAGGACGGCCTCGGAGGTGGCGAAGATCCAGAAGAACATCCGTTTGTGCTCTTCGTTTTGGTCGTCGGCAGGCGTGTGCTGCACGTGTGCTAGGGCGGCGGCCTCGCGCTGGATCTTGGTGCCGGAGAAGGTGGTGAACATGGTGAGGTACAGGCCGAGGGTGAGGGCGATGAGGGCGTGGACGAGCCGCCAGATGGTGTGGTAGGTGGACTGGACGGCGGGTTGGGTTTGCGCGGGGAATCCGGGGAAGGGGGATGCTCCGGGGCCTGCGCCGGCGCCGGCCTGGCCCATCATTTGggtcatcatcttcatgagggggtcgtcgtccatgttgGGCATGCCGCTTGGGGTGGAGGACCCGGGGGTGTTGGGGTTGGACGGGCGGTCGAAGCCGAGCATCATTTGGCGGAGCTGGGCTTCCGAGATGGTGGGCTCGGCGCCAGCGGCAGGGGAAGGTGATGCCGCCGAGCGAGTTGTGGTTTTGGGCTCGTAAAAGTGCTGGGAGATGTCGACTTCGTCTGGGTCGCCGTGGGTTGCGGGTTTCGATGGCGATGTGGTTTCTTGAGCTGGTGAAGCTGTGTCTGCTGCGGCGGGTGTGGCTTGGTCGTTGTCTGTTACTGCACGGTTAGCTAGTGTACAGATTGGGATTGAGTGATGcgaaagggaaaaaagagtCTGCGATGATGGGGAGCTCAGGATTTTGTACCTCCTACGATGCGGCCGCCCATGCCGTTGATCTTGTTTAGTCGTGCTGCGCCGCCGGCTTTGATCTTGGCTTCTCGACGCTCTCGACGGAGACGAGCTTGCTCCGATGCACGCTGAGCGGCGGCGTCAGCAGCATCATTTGAGCTGGATGTTGCTCCTGCGTTTTCCGTCATCGTGTTGTTGTGGTTATTGGCCACGCGAGGACGGGGGAGGATCAAAGTTGAGGGAGTGGTGGATGGGTTGCGATGGGGTGACGTTGAAATTGTTAGTGATATCTTGAAGCACCTCCGGAGCACAGGCTGTGTTGGGAAGTATTTGCGAAGGTGCAAGTATACTCTAACGAATTCCGGTTGATCTTAGCACCCCGGGCGATATGCGACACCTGGCACTGGGTACATGTTTGGAAACTTTGACCCTAACCCGCTGTAGCTCTGAACTAGAGGTCGATGTGGGGACGATGTACTAGTGCACCTCGATTTCAACTTCAGACATCCCTACTTAAGCACTCAGACCAACCTTCGGAGAACCATCAACTAAAGCACTATCAAGCCTCGTCTGTGATACAAATACTACACATATTGACTCTCTTTGTATTAGTCATCAACTAAAAGATAGGGCTGCGTTTGCGTAGGCAACAATCACTCCTCAGAGCACTCCCGGATCACTTTCGATACAAAATGCAACAGGGTCACGTAAGCCCAAAGAAGATGCTCCACGCAGAGGGCAAAGCGGCAGTGGCCGTATCGTGAGACGAGCACAAACGACACAGGGCATGTTTTTTATTGCCTGCAGAGAAGCATGTCAATTTGTTTTCGGAAAGTGTCAGCATTACCCTCGGAGACATCCTGGGCCAACCACCGCCATGCTGAGCATGTGCAACTCTCTGCAGGGGGCGTACAAGGctgcacggagtactcgGCAGCATGTTGAAAAATATCCGTCGTTCTCGCAATTTCAACAATTTGGAGTAAAAAAAGTCTCGTCTGTGGCGTACGAATGCCCCGGACCGCAAAGGCGTCTTCCCCTCGTCCGACGGCATAGGACAGCTTTGAGTTGGACAGACCCAGGGGAGAACTACCGCTTCACGCTGGTGATACCCCGTGTATGGCGGCGTAATCGTCGGCTAATGCACAGTAAGAGCAGCCTTACTTTAGGAAAATTTGGGGCGGCTCGTGCGGGACGACTCCGAAGCGGTGGCACCCCAGACAAATTTCTTGTTGCACAATATCCTCTGCATCAGCACAAGGGTGGTCACCGAACGCAAAGTCCAACTTCATCTCAGTGTACTCCGTGTCCATTAACAACGAAAGCTAGATACACTTAGCATACAACATGGCACGGCATTATCCTATACGGATTCAGtcctcttttcttccttggtCAATTATGATAGTATATAAATCAACAGGGATaccttgatgttggtttgTCTATTGATACCGACGCTCGTCCATCACAACGCTGAGGCCAATGCAGGTGGAACTGGGCTGGGATACTCCCTTGGGCAGCAAGGGTTATGTGCTACCACACCAGCGGCTACTCCCAGGATACTATTGGCACCTCAGCCAAGGATACGTCCAACGGTTTTCAGCTTTCTCGTACAGTGGGAGTCGAAATGGCTTTGGCAAAcaaaaggtatcgcataccGTCCAGTTCAAAGCCTTGCAACTACAGTGTGTTAACGAATACTTGGCAATATGTAGGTTTGTCCCCGCTGCAGAACTGTGGTTGCCCTGGCTCCCCGTTCGTGGCCTGCAGACTGTTGAGACGTTGACACATCTTGTACGCTGTGTTGGCTTGTATGGAGTGAATGAGtattctttcctttcttgtAAAAATGAGGGAATCATCAAGCCTGTGACTGTGTTCTCTTTTTCATTTCAGAATGGcgcctccatttccaaaatcGGTGGACGAGCTTGTTCAGCGCTTGAAAGACCTAGGAATCAATGCATATAACTCAGACCCCGACTCCATCCTCGATTCAGAACCGACCCCTGAGTCGGGCCCGAGTCCGAAATCGAAAAATTGTGTCGATACGAAATCGACCGTTGCTCatgagaagaagatgccTAATTCGTGGAAGGATCGCGAGGTCCGCACTCTCATAGACCTATGTAACTCTTTGATCAAGGTATATGTCTATGAAAGCGTTGGGGCTGTCCGTGACATCCTCCCCTTGATTCCATTCGCCACATTCACGGTGTGTCCAGGTCTGCTTAAAAAATTACAGGATGGCTCACAACTCCTTGATGACGGCGTCTTGGATACGTTCCATGCCCTCCTACTGTGTCCCCGGGTTCGGGAGGAACTCAAGcatgcccttggcagcacaTTGCTCTGCTTCGCGGAGCGGCTCGGCGATGCGGTAAGCACTGTCAACGACCCAGAAATTTACCGTTTGATATGCAGTCTAGCCACAGTATTGGATACACTGAACGACGTCAAGCGCAGCGGAATCAGCGACGAGAGAGTGGTCCAACCCTTGCTTCAATCACTGGACCGAATTCGCCGCCATAACGACTTGCATCTCTCTCAAGTCGCCCGATATGCATACCAATCGCTGATTGGTATTCCCAGCGATGTGAGTCCGTGGGAAAAACTAGGGAAGAATTTTTTCAACGTTACCCTCAGTGCTGCCAAGGTAGCTAGCGCTATGCCGAATCCCGTCGCAGGTCTTAGGGTGTTGAAAAACGTAACTGACCTAGTCGATTCAATAACTGATCTCGTTAAAACGCTGGGAAGTGCGAGCCAG
This window contains:
- a CDS encoding GET complex, subunit GET2 (similar to Metarhizium robertsii ARSEF 23 XP_007823855.1); the encoded protein is MTENAGATSSSNDAADAAAQRASEQARLRRERREAKIKAGGAARLNKINGMGGRIVGDNDQATPAAADTASPAQETTSPSKPATHGDPDEVDISQHFYEPKTTTRSAASPSPAAGAEPTISEAQLRQMMLGFDRPSNPNTPGSSTPSGMPNMDDDPLMKMMTQMMGQAGAGAGPGASPFPGFPAQTQPAVQSTYHTIWRLVHALIALTLGLYLTMFTTFSGTKIQREAAALAHVQHTPADDQNEEHKRMFFWIFATSEAVLLTTRVFLDRGRAPPPGMLWTVVGYVPEPIRGYLSVGLKYGQIFSTVRTDILTCMFVLGVCSWLRT
- a CDS encoding bHLH family transcription factor (similar to Metarhizium acridum CQMa 102 XP_007812877.1), with amino-acid sequence MLAVQQAPRMGSTQPESDPLLMFGYSVDSTQPDIFDAAPDPAPGAPLLTETDSKFLSSFFEDMTSNQYNMPSFGEGLNFSDAWLDLPPQFMGSSTSLGPQENSGDFSFHNDHQNDLSRMLSAGSSMMPPPPPPSHPHTHSQSFSHPHQHSDDVLNAAATLLQNGNRATPPRSNSSPGNNNNNNHNANAANRPVAYPVGHLRHQPMEEFREENRKSSQGTEVDHTFTRWMWGSKEKTPVSKPALADFQWGSDASFSDVQGYVPEPRKESVESMHQTQMKCLECLEDNQSAANTRPGSPANGQATSSNGDGSAYMKREEDPNAPPRKRRKSKNVRGAAADEDDEDDDDATSSKSGRKRKTKSERSASGSEPPSDTTGGSRRRKSGVNGAKPPRENLSEEQKRENHIRSEQKRRTLIKEGFDDLGELVPGLKGGGFSKSTTLTMAAEWLDELLRGNKALAMQVSALEQR